The proteins below are encoded in one region of Streptomyces cyanogenus:
- a CDS encoding Ppx/GppA family phosphatase: MRVSVVDAGSNTVRLVIADVEGGVPLPVHTVKWKLRLSERVGPDGTIADEAVEQLVKAVAAAGATARQWHAAGPLAFATAVVRSAPNRYEVLQQVASGTGIRMCTLPGETEAELTFLAARRWLGWKAGPLALLDIGGGSLEVAFGRGRLPDFAASLPLGANRLTREHLGVQDPPGPGELKELRRRIRHELRDVASRIRWEGPRTAAVTSRTFQQLARLCGAAPGRYGPFVERELACRDLRDAVRSLAGLPAAERAQLPGISAPRAAQSLAGAVVGHTALKLMGLRRAVVCPWAIREGVLLRYAEDGSDWWTEATGETGTPAPPPTATLRIAGPPA; this comes from the coding sequence ATGCGGGTGAGCGTGGTGGATGCGGGTTCGAACACGGTTCGGTTGGTCATCGCGGACGTGGAGGGGGGTGTTCCGCTGCCGGTGCACACCGTCAAGTGGAAGCTCCGCCTGTCCGAACGGGTCGGTCCGGACGGCACCATCGCCGACGAGGCGGTGGAGCAACTGGTGAAGGCGGTGGCCGCGGCGGGCGCCACGGCCCGGCAGTGGCATGCGGCGGGCCCGCTGGCCTTCGCGACCGCTGTGGTCCGCAGCGCCCCGAACCGTTACGAGGTACTGCAACAGGTTGCGTCCGGCACCGGGATCCGCATGTGCACCCTGCCCGGTGAGACGGAGGCCGAGCTGACCTTCCTGGCGGCCCGCCGCTGGCTCGGCTGGAAGGCGGGCCCGCTCGCCCTGCTCGACATCGGCGGCGGCTCGCTGGAGGTGGCCTTCGGCCGGGGCCGGCTGCCCGACTTCGCCGCGTCCCTGCCGCTGGGGGCGAACCGCCTGACCCGGGAGCACCTGGGCGTCCAGGACCCGCCCGGGCCCGGTGAGTTGAAGGAGCTGCGCCGCCGTATCCGCCACGAACTGCGGGACGTGGCCTCGCGGATCCGCTGGGAGGGTCCGCGCACCGCCGCCGTCACCTCCCGGACGTTCCAGCAGCTGGCCCGGTTGTGCGGAGCCGCGCCGGGGCGGTACGGCCCGTTCGTGGAGCGGGAGCTGGCCTGCCGTGACCTGCGCGATGCGGTGCGCTCCCTCGCCGGGCTGCCCGCCGCCGAACGCGCCCAGTTGCCCGGCATCTCCGCCCCGCGCGCCGCCCAGAGCCTGGCCGGAGCGGTCGTGGGACACACGGCGCTGAAGCTGATGGGCCTGCGCCGGGCCGTCGTCTGCCCCTGGGCGATCCGCGAGGGTGTGCTCCTGCGCTACGCCGAGGACGGCAGCGACTGGTGGACGGAAGCCACGGGCGAGACCGGCACCCCCGCGCCGCCCCCGACGGCCACCCTGCGCATCGCCGGTCCACCCGCGTGA
- a CDS encoding inositol monophosphatase family protein — MTITNGESDGRLAAAAAQAGAAVVRDLYGRRLDRYEKSAGDFATEADLAAERAVLDVLRAARPEDAVTAEESGRTGAACARRHWLVDPLCGTLNYAVQTMLVGVNVALRVDTDVTAGATADPFAGEVFWTDGERAWVHRDGDDTELTPAAGSALVDVNLDPPFPNAPGFRAARLLADPGFTERFRPRVISSTLAVAWVAAGRRAAYVTDGHLEDSVHFAAGIALCRAAGCTVTGLYGEPLHTGAGGLIAAADAETHAALLKLVENQTSPAS, encoded by the coding sequence ATGACGATCACCAACGGGGAGTCCGACGGACGGCTGGCCGCAGCGGCGGCCCAGGCGGGTGCGGCGGTGGTGCGCGACCTGTACGGCCGGCGCCTGGACCGCTACGAGAAGTCCGCCGGCGACTTCGCGACGGAAGCGGACCTGGCCGCAGAGCGGGCCGTCCTGGACGTCCTGCGTGCCGCCCGTCCCGAGGACGCGGTGACGGCCGAGGAGAGCGGCCGTACCGGCGCCGCCTGCGCCCGCCGCCACTGGCTGGTCGACCCGCTGTGCGGCACCCTCAACTACGCCGTGCAGACCATGCTCGTCGGCGTCAACGTCGCGCTGCGGGTGGACACGGACGTGACGGCGGGCGCGACGGCCGATCCGTTCGCCGGTGAGGTGTTCTGGACCGACGGCGAGCGGGCCTGGGTCCACCGGGACGGAGACGACACGGAGTTGACGCCGGCCGCCGGGTCCGCGCTGGTGGACGTCAACCTCGACCCCCCGTTCCCGAACGCGCCCGGTTTCCGGGCCGCCCGCCTGCTCGCCGACCCGGGCTTCACCGAGCGGTTCCGGCCCCGGGTGATCTCCAGCACCCTCGCGGTGGCCTGGGTCGCCGCCGGGCGCCGGGCCGCGTACGTCACCGACGGCCACCTGGAGGACAGCGTGCACTTCGCCGCCGGCATCGCACTGTGCCGGGCCGCCGGCTGCACGGTGACCGGTCTGTACGGCGAGCCGCTGCACACCGGCGCGGGCGGACTGATCGCGGCGGCCGACGCCGAGACGCACGCCGCCCTGCTGAAACTGGTCGAGAACCAGACCTCACCGGCGAGTTGA
- a CDS encoding MFS transporter, whose amino-acid sequence MQSPRGEPAVDTVPGLSAGPVVLAWLTQFLVGTDLFVVAPLLPHIAASFAVSVAGTGLLVTAFSVAYVVASPFAGWISDRWDRAWVLVVALVLFSAANVGTALAPGFGVLLVARVVAGLAAAGTGPTVYALVSTRARPQVRAQVLAVVGSGLLTALWVGAPAGSLLGRYVGWRAAFVILAAGTFLLAFPHAFVWRARPAPAAAAAPERSRRPGTGVAVFAVAVTTLWAFSVYSLYTFLALALHSGGRATTVPWLLVAYGIGAVVGGQVGGRCADRADPVRVTRSALALTAALEAVVALVFPLTGALAAALALFALAAYAFFPAQQRHLVDMFPERATALLSWNNSALFVGLSLAGAVGGQIVHVLGYPALLYIGAAVAVPACLVARGRPARPRGEAERP is encoded by the coding sequence ATGCAGTCACCCCGCGGCGAGCCGGCCGTGGACACGGTGCCCGGACTGTCCGCCGGGCCGGTCGTGCTGGCCTGGCTGACGCAGTTCCTGGTGGGAACCGATCTCTTCGTGGTGGCGCCGCTGCTCCCGCACATCGCGGCGTCGTTCGCCGTCTCCGTGGCCGGTACCGGCCTGCTGGTCACGGCCTTCTCGGTCGCGTACGTGGTGGCGTCGCCGTTCGCCGGCTGGATCTCGGACCGATGGGACCGCGCCTGGGTCCTGGTGGTGGCGCTGGTGCTGTTCTCCGCGGCCAACGTCGGCACCGCCCTCGCGCCGGGTTTCGGTGTGCTGCTGGTGGCCCGCGTGGTGGCCGGTCTCGCGGCCGCCGGAACCGGTCCCACTGTCTACGCCCTGGTCAGCACCCGTGCGCGGCCCCAAGTACGAGCGCAGGTGCTGGCCGTGGTGGGATCGGGCCTGCTGACGGCCCTGTGGGTGGGCGCGCCGGCCGGATCGCTGCTGGGGCGGTACGTGGGGTGGCGGGCCGCCTTCGTCATCCTGGCTGCCGGCACGTTCCTGCTGGCGTTCCCCCACGCGTTCGTCTGGCGGGCCCGTCCGGCCCCGGCGGCCGCCGCGGCGCCGGAGCGGTCCAGGCGTCCCGGCACGGGCGTCGCGGTGTTTGCCGTCGCGGTGACGACGTTGTGGGCCTTCTCCGTGTACAGCCTCTACACGTTCCTGGCCCTCGCGCTGCACTCCGGCGGCAGGGCCACCACCGTGCCGTGGCTGCTGGTCGCCTACGGCATCGGCGCCGTCGTCGGCGGGCAGGTCGGCGGCCGGTGCGCGGACCGGGCCGATCCCGTGCGGGTCACCAGGTCGGCACTGGCGCTGACGGCAGCGCTGGAAGCCGTCGTGGCCCTGGTGTTCCCCCTCACCGGAGCGCTGGCCGCGGCCCTGGCCCTGTTCGCGCTGGCCGCCTACGCCTTCTTCCCCGCCCAGCAGCGCCACCTGGTCGACATGTTCCCCGAGCGGGCGACCGCCCTGCTGTCGTGGAACAACAGCGCCCTGTTCGTGGGCCTGTCCCTGGCCGGGGCCGTCGGCGGGCAGATCGTGCACGTCCTGGGCTATCCAGCGCTGCTCTACATCGGCGCCGCCGTGGCGGTACCGGCCTGCCTGGTCGCCCGTGGCCGCCCGGCCCGGCCCCGGGGGGAGGCGGAAAGGCCATGA
- a CDS encoding discoidin domain-containing protein, translating into MRLRSLGVALAATAALIALPTAHPSATAAETPLSQGKTATASSQENNGTAAALAVDGDTGTRWSSAVGDDQWVRVDLGTTATVDRVVLDWEAAYGRDYKVQISADGTTWTDLKSVTGSDGGVDTLDVSGRGRYVRMLGVHRATQWGYSLWEFQVFGSADGGQAGCGTANAAQGRPATASSTENAGTPASAAVDGNTATRWSSQAADPQWLQVDLGSVEDLCKVDLNWEAAYGRDFQIQASSDGQSWHTLRSVTGATGGTASYDVSGSGRYVRIHGTARGTGYGYSLWEVAVHTGTTGVPPVQGGGDLGPNVIVVDPSTPGLQQKFDDVFARQESAQFGTGRYQFLLKPGTYNGINAQLGFYTSVSGLGLNPDDTRINGDITVDAGWFNGNATQNFWRSAENLSLKPVNGTDRWAVAQAAPFRRIHVQGGLNLAPDGYGWASGGYIADSKIDGTVGPYSQQQWYTRDSSVGGWTNGVWNMTFSGVQGAPATNFDGGPYTTLDTTPVSREKPFLYLDGSAYKVFVPAKRTNARGVSWPANAGTSLPLDRFYVVKPGATATTIDAALAQGLNLLFTPGVYHLDRTIEVTRPDTVVLGLGLATLVPDNGVDAMHVADVDGVRLAGFLIDAGPVHSDTLLRIGTPGSTADHSADPTTVQDVFVRIGGAGPGLATNSVVVNSNNVVIDHTWLWRADHGSGVGWETNRADYGLRVNGNDVLASGLFVEHFNKYDVHWSGERGRTIFFQNEKAYDAPNAAAVTHDGITGYAAYKVADSVTTHEAWGLGSYCNYTADPSIVQAHGFQVPVTPGIRMHDLLVISLGGKGQYAHVVNGTGAPTSGTDTVPSKVTSFP; encoded by the coding sequence ATGAGACTGAGATCCCTGGGTGTCGCGCTGGCCGCCACGGCAGCGCTGATCGCCCTGCCCACCGCACACCCGTCGGCCACCGCGGCCGAAACCCCCTTGTCCCAGGGGAAGACGGCCACCGCGTCGTCGCAGGAGAACAACGGCACCGCCGCCGCCCTCGCCGTCGACGGCGACACCGGGACCCGCTGGTCCTCGGCCGTGGGCGACGACCAGTGGGTACGCGTCGACCTCGGGACCACCGCCACCGTCGACCGCGTGGTCCTCGACTGGGAGGCCGCCTACGGCAGGGACTACAAGGTCCAGATATCCGCGGACGGCACCACCTGGACCGACCTGAAGTCCGTCACCGGCTCCGACGGCGGCGTCGACACCCTCGACGTGTCCGGCCGGGGCCGCTACGTACGGATGCTCGGCGTGCACCGGGCCACCCAGTGGGGGTACTCCCTCTGGGAGTTCCAGGTGTTCGGCAGCGCCGACGGCGGCCAGGCGGGCTGCGGCACCGCCAATGCCGCCCAGGGCAGGCCCGCCACGGCGTCCTCCACCGAGAACGCCGGCACGCCCGCCTCCGCCGCCGTCGACGGCAACACCGCGACCCGCTGGTCCAGTCAGGCCGCCGACCCGCAGTGGCTGCAGGTCGACCTGGGCTCCGTCGAGGACCTGTGCAAGGTGGACCTGAACTGGGAGGCCGCCTACGGCAGGGACTTCCAGATCCAGGCCTCCTCCGACGGTCAGAGCTGGCACACCCTCAGGAGCGTCACCGGGGCCACCGGCGGTACGGCGTCCTACGACGTCAGCGGCTCCGGCCGGTACGTGCGCATCCACGGCACCGCCCGCGGCACCGGCTACGGCTACTCCCTGTGGGAGGTCGCCGTGCACACCGGCACCACCGGTGTCCCGCCCGTCCAGGGCGGCGGCGACCTCGGCCCGAACGTCATCGTCGTCGACCCGTCCACCCCGGGCCTCCAGCAGAAGTTCGACGACGTCTTCGCCAGGCAGGAGTCGGCCCAGTTCGGCACCGGCCGCTACCAGTTCCTGCTCAAGCCCGGCACGTACAACGGCATCAACGCCCAACTCGGCTTCTACACCTCGGTCTCCGGCCTCGGCCTGAACCCCGACGACACCCGGATCAACGGGGACATCACCGTCGACGCCGGCTGGTTCAACGGCAACGCCACCCAGAACTTCTGGCGCTCGGCCGAGAACCTCTCTCTCAAGCCGGTCAACGGCACGGACCGCTGGGCCGTCGCCCAGGCCGCGCCCTTCCGCCGCATCCACGTGCAGGGCGGCCTCAACCTCGCACCCGACGGCTACGGCTGGGCCTCCGGCGGCTACATCGCGGACTCGAAGATCGACGGTACGGTGGGCCCGTACTCCCAGCAGCAGTGGTACACCCGGGACAGCTCGGTCGGCGGCTGGACCAACGGCGTGTGGAACATGACCTTCTCCGGCGTCCAGGGCGCCCCGGCCACCAATTTCGACGGCGGCCCGTACACCACCCTGGACACCACCCCCGTCTCCCGCGAGAAGCCCTTCCTCTACCTGGACGGCTCCGCCTACAAGGTGTTCGTCCCGGCCAAGCGCACGAACGCCCGCGGCGTCTCCTGGCCCGCGAACGCCGGCACGTCCCTGCCGCTCGACCGGTTCTACGTCGTCAAGCCGGGCGCCACCGCCACCACCATCGACGCGGCCCTCGCCCAGGGCCTCAACCTCCTGTTCACGCCCGGTGTCTACCACCTCGACCGGACCATCGAGGTCACCCGCCCCGACACCGTCGTCCTCGGTCTCGGCCTCGCCACCCTGGTCCCGGACAACGGTGTCGACGCGATGCACGTCGCCGACGTCGACGGCGTGCGGCTCGCCGGGTTCCTCATCGACGCGGGCCCGGTCCACTCCGACACGCTGCTGCGCATCGGCACGCCCGGTTCCACCGCGGACCACTCCGCCGACCCCACCACCGTGCAGGACGTGTTCGTCCGCATCGGCGGCGCCGGTCCCGGACTCGCCACCAACTCCGTGGTCGTCAACAGCAACAACGTCGTCATCGACCACACCTGGCTGTGGCGCGCCGACCACGGCAGCGGCGTCGGCTGGGAGACCAACCGCGCCGACTACGGCCTGCGGGTCAACGGCAACGACGTCCTGGCCAGCGGCCTGTTCGTGGAGCACTTCAACAAGTACGACGTCCACTGGAGCGGAGAACGCGGCCGGACGATCTTCTTCCAGAACGAGAAGGCGTACGACGCCCCGAACGCCGCCGCCGTCACCCACGACGGCATCACCGGCTACGCGGCCTACAAGGTCGCCGACTCCGTCACCACCCACGAGGCGTGGGGCCTGGGCAGCTACTGCAACTACACGGCCGATCCGTCGATCGTCCAGGCGCACGGCTTCCAGGTGCCCGTGACCCCGGGGATCAGGATGCACGACCTGCTGGTGATCTCCCTCGGCGGCAAGGGGCAGTACGCGCACGTCGTCAACGGCACCGGCGCACCGACCTCGGGCACCGACACGGTTCCGTCCAAGGTGACGTCCTTCCCCTAG
- a CDS encoding FAD-binding protein, with translation MTPADDLAARFGQALDTRPETLRDAAQDFGRLVRATPRAVLRPRSAARIRELLEFAGPRHIPVGVRAGGHALYGQSQAADGIVVDLRAMNRVGPVTEDQVTVQAGASWREVLAATLLYGRTPPVLTDYLGAGVGGVLSAGGLGGATHRHGLVADQVLELEVVTGAGEHRVCSPGRDPALFHAVLAGLGQCAVIVEATLRLVPAPERVRRYCLFHDDLPRYLADQRRLAEEGRFAHLEGQARPVGDRGLQYMIEAVAPYDGPCPPDDGRLLAGLAHDPATVESADLGYAEFAHRVDADEEILRATGEWLHPHPWLNLLLPDETAEPVVRSVLADPAFADLRSTGLVLLYPLLSGRLRAPLFRRPPGHVLWLFALLRTAPPGSPATAARMVAANRAAHDLARAAGAVAYPVNALPLSAADWREHHGTGWQSFAEAKRRHDPHLVLGRGHGLRL, from the coding sequence ATGACCCCGGCCGACGACCTCGCCGCCCGCTTCGGCCAGGCCCTGGACACCCGCCCGGAGACCCTGCGGGACGCCGCGCAGGACTTCGGGCGGCTCGTGCGGGCGACCCCGCGGGCCGTGCTGCGCCCGAGGTCCGCCGCCCGGATCCGGGAGCTGCTCGAGTTCGCCGGACCACGGCACATCCCGGTCGGGGTGCGCGCCGGCGGCCATGCGCTGTACGGACAGAGCCAGGCGGCCGACGGCATCGTCGTCGACCTGCGCGCCATGAACCGGGTCGGCCCGGTGACGGAGGACCAGGTCACCGTGCAGGCGGGCGCGTCGTGGCGGGAGGTGCTGGCCGCCACCCTGCTGTACGGCCGCACGCCCCCGGTCCTCACCGACTACCTGGGCGCGGGCGTCGGCGGCGTCCTGTCCGCGGGCGGACTCGGCGGCGCCACCCACCGGCACGGCCTGGTCGCGGACCAGGTGCTGGAGCTGGAGGTGGTGACCGGAGCGGGGGAGCACCGCGTCTGCTCGCCCGGCCGGGACCCCGCGCTGTTCCACGCCGTCCTCGCCGGACTCGGCCAGTGCGCCGTCATCGTCGAGGCCACCCTGCGCCTGGTTCCCGCACCCGAACGCGTCCGCCGTTACTGCCTCTTCCACGACGACCTCCCCCGCTACCTCGCCGACCAGCGACGGCTCGCCGAGGAAGGGCGCTTCGCCCACCTGGAGGGCCAGGCCCGCCCGGTGGGGGACCGCGGCCTGCAGTACATGATCGAAGCCGTGGCCCCGTACGACGGGCCGTGTCCGCCCGACGACGGCCGCCTGCTCGCGGGGCTCGCCCACGACCCGGCCACCGTGGAGTCGGCCGACCTCGGGTACGCCGAGTTCGCCCACCGCGTCGACGCCGACGAGGAGATCCTCCGGGCGACGGGGGAGTGGCTGCATCCGCACCCGTGGCTCAACCTGCTCCTCCCGGACGAGACCGCCGAGCCGGTCGTGCGCTCCGTGCTCGCCGATCCGGCCTTCGCCGACCTGCGCAGCACCGGCCTGGTCCTGCTCTACCCGCTGCTGTCGGGCCGGCTGCGCGCGCCGCTCTTCCGCCGCCCGCCGGGTCACGTCCTCTGGCTGTTCGCCCTGTTGCGCACGGCTCCGCCGGGCAGCCCCGCGACGGCCGCCCGGATGGTGGCCGCCAATCGCGCCGCCCACGATCTGGCCCGGGCCGCCGGCGCCGTCGCCTACCCCGTCAACGCCCTGCCCCTCTCCGCCGCCGACTGGCGGGAGCACCACGGCACCGGCTGGCAGTCCTTCGCGGAGGCCAAGCGGCGCCACGATCCGCATCTGGTCCTGGGGCGCGGGCACGGTCTGCGCCTCTGA
- a CDS encoding helix-turn-helix transcriptional regulator: protein MNHSELAAFLKSRRDRVRPADVGLTVGPRRRVPGLRREEVAQLAGLSADYYTELERGRGAQPSGQVLAALARALRLSGDERDHLFHLAERPLPAVAHGPTAHAQPALLGLLDRLVTTPAQIITDLHEPLAQNPLAVALLGPAPIGRGLEASFAYRWFTDPATRALHPAEDHPHHSRVFTADLRAVAARRAKDPDVTRLVTTLRRRSEEFAALWEQRDVALRRTDHKRIVHPSLGVIELDCHNLFSEDGRQRLLWFSAPPGTEGAAQLELLSVIGTQELAPGTDRLGQRPG, encoded by the coding sequence GTGAACCACTCGGAGCTGGCCGCATTCCTGAAGTCCCGGCGCGACCGGGTCCGCCCCGCCGACGTCGGCCTGACCGTGGGCCCCCGCCGCCGTGTGCCGGGCCTCAGACGCGAGGAGGTCGCCCAGCTGGCCGGGCTGTCCGCCGACTACTACACGGAACTCGAACGCGGCCGGGGTGCGCAGCCTTCCGGGCAGGTCCTGGCCGCCCTGGCCCGCGCGCTCCGGCTGAGCGGCGACGAACGCGACCACCTCTTCCACCTCGCCGAGCGCCCGCTCCCGGCCGTCGCGCACGGCCCCACCGCGCACGCCCAGCCCGCCCTGCTCGGCCTGCTGGACCGGCTCGTCACCACCCCGGCCCAGATCATCACCGACCTGCACGAACCCCTCGCGCAGAACCCCCTCGCCGTCGCGCTCCTCGGCCCGGCGCCGATCGGTCGCGGACTCGAAGCGAGCTTCGCCTACCGCTGGTTCACCGACCCCGCCACCCGCGCGCTGCACCCGGCCGAGGACCACCCGCACCACTCCCGGGTGTTCACCGCCGACCTCCGGGCCGTCGCCGCCCGGCGCGCCAAGGATCCCGACGTCACCCGGCTGGTGACCACGCTGCGGCGGCGCAGCGAGGAGTTCGCCGCCCTGTGGGAGCAGCGGGACGTGGCCCTGCGCCGTACCGACCACAAGCGCATCGTCCACCCCTCGCTCGGCGTCATCGAACTGGACTGCCACAACCTGTTCAGCGAGGACGGCCGGCAGCGCCTGCTGTGGTTCAGCGCCCCGCCGGGCACCGAAGGAGCCGCCCAGCTGGAACTGCTGTCGGTGATCGGCACCCAGGAACTGGCGCCGGGGACGGACCGGCTGGGACAGCGGCCCGGCTGA
- a CDS encoding FAD-dependent oxidoreductase has translation MRVLVIGGGVAGTATALGLHKAGVDVTVFEAHPDTAEDIGAFLTLASNGMRALAELGATHAVTAVGFPLTSLRLLDSQGAEVAHQPLGEADHPALRYRCLRRGELNAALQGEAARRGIRLRHGARLVSVTDGPDAVTARFADGTAATGDLLVGADGLRSTVRRLLHPEVRPGYAGQRVYYGYTGTAPAPGPQGAITMVRGSATAFGYAVSPAGETYWFARAGGDPLPAGTPAAPSAELRARLLPLLREDATPAAGLVEAADGAIMVTNATELPLGAAWHTGRVLLVGDAAHAASPATGQGASMALEDAVVLAKALRDLPDPKTAFTAYERHRRPRVEHNITVSGGLSRGTRTPSGPAPVMAPPAGPDERLLCQLAWDTPLSAVPPEPH, from the coding sequence ATGAGGGTACTGGTGATCGGCGGTGGCGTAGCGGGGACCGCGACCGCCCTGGGCCTGCACAAGGCCGGTGTCGACGTCACCGTGTTCGAGGCACACCCGGACACGGCCGAGGACATCGGCGCCTTCCTCACCCTGGCGAGCAACGGCATGCGCGCGCTGGCCGAGTTGGGCGCCACGCACGCGGTCACGGCCGTCGGTTTTCCGCTGACTTCGCTACGGCTCCTGGACAGTCAGGGCGCCGAGGTCGCACACCAGCCGCTGGGCGAGGCCGACCACCCCGCCCTGCGCTACCGCTGTCTGCGCCGCGGCGAACTGAACGCGGCCCTCCAGGGCGAGGCGGCCCGGCGCGGCATCCGGCTGCGCCACGGCGCCCGCCTGGTGTCCGTGACGGACGGACCGGACGCCGTCACCGCCCGCTTCGCCGACGGCACCGCCGCCACCGGGGACCTGCTCGTCGGCGCCGACGGACTCCGTTCGACCGTACGCCGGCTGCTCCACCCCGAGGTGCGCCCCGGATACGCCGGCCAGCGGGTCTACTACGGCTACACCGGCACCGCACCCGCGCCCGGCCCGCAGGGCGCCATCACCATGGTGCGGGGCAGCGCCACCGCGTTCGGGTACGCCGTGTCCCCGGCGGGGGAGACGTACTGGTTCGCCCGCGCCGGCGGCGATCCGCTGCCCGCCGGGACGCCCGCCGCACCCTCCGCCGAACTGCGCGCCCGCCTGCTGCCGCTGCTGCGCGAGGACGCGACGCCCGCCGCCGGTCTGGTCGAGGCCGCCGACGGGGCGATCATGGTCACCAACGCCACGGAACTGCCGCTCGGCGCCGCCTGGCACACCGGGCGCGTGCTGCTCGTCGGGGACGCCGCCCACGCCGCCTCCCCGGCGACCGGCCAGGGCGCCTCGATGGCCCTGGAGGACGCCGTCGTGCTGGCCAAGGCGCTGCGCGACCTGCCCGACCCCAAGACCGCGTTCACCGCGTACGAGCGGCACCGCCGCCCGCGGGTCGAGCACAACATCACCGTCAGCGGCGGCCTCTCCCGCGGCACCCGTACGCCGTCCGGTCCGGCGCCCGTCATGGCCCCTCCCGCCGGGCCGGACGAGCGCCTGCTGTGCCAACTCGCCTGGGACACCCCGCTGTCAGCGGTCCCGCCCGAGCCGCACTGA
- a CDS encoding RICIN domain-containing protein, giving the protein MSRAGGAVAAAVALVLGVGTAAPARTASPVDARYTVTVGTPVPFPHPTDTPATPYLDKDGTFHYQQSAALYGAGDPRVWDFYTGRDFDGAAFDRTLSEAVNPADPADRNDDTTRRCNNSPTGREATYAPSGSGYAQRNYCDLSGIWADPDTGDWYGLVHNEFTPQPFGDGLHYDAVDYAVSTDQGRTWTIKDHVITSPYSTERGDTTAFPHETYSYGDGDQRLFVDAASGYLYVYYGSRIVDKRGGWKAFHAHVARAPIAAKMAPGSWRKWYDGAWSQPGTGGQESNIVPVDAGHPTGYTPAEDEYDPASTGTAAEQIAAGTMPPTSPLFVMNIAYDAHLGRYIGTPQAVDQSGGAPQYLYATDDLATQQWHLIGDTGDYTTASWYRWFLDPVSRTGSAVLGRTFRAYCSFGCSHDASGEYVDVTVDSATPAVPPVETGRGYRIASGTGRILAQASGGSAVTSVARATGSARASWSFAPTDDGAFTIANAATGRLLGVDSVRTAGRAWGAKPAVTAARGGGPAVGQQWFVLPDSTGDGTYRLVNRYSGLVLGLSATAGRLAETTPVRTWTDPTGGPVGGGRTAAEQTLTFTPATT; this is encoded by the coding sequence TTGAGCAGAGCAGGCGGTGCCGTCGCCGCGGCCGTCGCCCTGGTCCTGGGCGTCGGCACCGCGGCGCCCGCGCGGACCGCGTCCCCCGTCGACGCGCGCTACACCGTGACCGTCGGGACCCCGGTGCCGTTCCCGCATCCCACGGACACCCCCGCCACCCCCTACCTCGACAAGGACGGCACCTTCCACTACCAGCAGTCCGCCGCGCTCTACGGCGCCGGCGACCCGCGGGTCTGGGACTTCTACACCGGCAGGGACTTCGACGGCGCCGCCTTCGACCGGACCCTGAGCGAGGCGGTGAACCCGGCCGACCCCGCCGACCGCAACGACGACACCACCCGGCGGTGCAACAACAGCCCCACCGGCCGGGAGGCGACGTACGCGCCGAGCGGCTCCGGCTACGCGCAGAGGAACTACTGCGACCTGTCCGGGATATGGGCCGACCCCGACACCGGTGACTGGTACGGCCTGGTGCACAACGAGTTCACCCCGCAGCCCTTCGGCGACGGGCTCCACTACGACGCCGTCGACTACGCGGTCTCCACCGACCAGGGCCGCACCTGGACCATCAAGGACCACGTGATCACCTCGCCGTACAGCACCGAGCGCGGGGACACGACGGCCTTCCCGCACGAGACGTACTCCTACGGTGACGGTGACCAGCGCCTGTTCGTGGACGCGGCCTCCGGCTACCTCTACGTCTATTACGGCTCGCGGATCGTCGACAAGCGCGGCGGCTGGAAGGCCTTCCACGCGCATGTGGCCCGGGCACCGATCGCCGCGAAGATGGCCCCCGGCTCCTGGCGGAAGTGGTACGACGGCGCCTGGTCGCAGCCCGGCACCGGCGGTCAGGAGAGCAACATCGTCCCCGTCGACGCCGGCCACCCCACCGGCTACACCCCCGCCGAGGACGAGTACGACCCGGCCAGCACCGGCACCGCCGCCGAGCAGATCGCGGCCGGCACCATGCCCCCCACCTCGCCGCTGTTCGTCATGAACATCGCCTACGACGCCCATCTCGGCCGCTACATCGGCACACCCCAGGCCGTGGACCAGAGCGGTGGCGCACCGCAGTACCTGTACGCCACCGACGACCTGGCCACGCAGCAGTGGCACCTCATCGGCGACACCGGCGACTACACCACCGCGTCCTGGTACCGCTGGTTCCTGGACCCCGTCAGCCGCACCGGCTCCGCCGTCCTCGGACGGACCTTCCGCGCCTACTGCTCCTTCGGCTGCTCCCACGACGCCTCGGGCGAGTACGTCGACGTCACCGTCGACTCCGCCACACCGGCCGTCCCACCCGTGGAAACCGGCCGCGGGTACCGCATCGCGAGCGGCACCGGCCGGATCCTCGCCCAGGCGTCCGGCGGCTCCGCCGTCACCTCGGTGGCGCGCGCCACCGGCTCGGCGCGCGCGTCGTGGTCCTTCGCACCGACGGACGACGGCGCCTTCACCATCGCCAACGCGGCGACCGGCCGGCTGCTGGGCGTCGACTCCGTGAGGACGGCGGGCCGCGCCTGGGGCGCCAAGCCGGCGGTCACCGCGGCCCGGGGCGGCGGACCGGCCGTCGGACAGCAGTGGTTCGTCCTCCCCGACTCCACCGGCGACGGCACCTACCGCCTGGTCAACCGCTACAGCGGCCTCGTTCTCGGCCTCTCCGCGACCGCGGGCCGGCTCGCCGAGACCACACCCGTACGCACCTGGACGGACCCGACCGGCGGCCCCGTGGGCGGCGGACGCACCGCGGCCGAGCAGACCCTGACCTTCACCCCGGCCACCACCTGA